One Deltaproteobacteria bacterium genomic region harbors:
- a CDS encoding helix-turn-helix domain-containing protein, translated as MALTEQKRMNSVASVMKRLRENAGLTTRQAAGIIGVTHTTISQFETGKRDFPSLRIEKLVKAYGYTMESFEKILGHRSVTSHKDDCVTMIGHLDDEQLSAIRSVLSQMLRNSPKAIVATEPVEMQQ; from the coding sequence ATGGCTTTAACGGAACAAAAACGAATGAACAGTGTCGCAAGTGTGATGAAGCGCTTGCGCGAAAATGCGGGGCTTACCACGAGGCAAGCCGCTGGGATCATAGGTGTTACTCACACAACAATTAGTCAGTTTGAAACCGGAAAGCGCGACTTTCCGAGTTTGCGAATAGAAAAGCTTGTAAAGGCCTATGGCTACACAATGGAGAGTTTTGAGAAGATCCTCGGCCACAGGAGCGTCACAAGTCATAAGGACGATTGTGTCACAATGATCGGCCATTTAGACGACGAACAGCTTTCTGCAATTCGCTCGGTCTTATCCCAGATGCTACGCAATTCTCCAAAGGCAATTGTCGCAACTGAGCCCGTAGAAATGCAGCAGTAA
- a CDS encoding antirestriction protein ArdA, protein MEHKAQNDSPKIYVACLASYNAGQLHGEWILADQEPQEIQAAIQSMLEKSPEPFAEEWAVHDYEGFGSISIGEWPSIERVSTLAKLIAEHGEPFTLWYQNQDGDNFDGSELGEMFLEQWQGIFESETDFAYKLLEETGQLSELPVWAQNYFDFESYARDLNLGGDFSFTRHNCQTYVFRNC, encoded by the coding sequence ATGGAACACAAAGCACAAAACGATAGCCCTAAAATCTACGTCGCTTGCTTGGCTTCGTACAACGCTGGCCAATTGCACGGAGAATGGATTCTTGCCGATCAAGAGCCGCAGGAAATTCAGGCTGCGATACAATCTATGCTGGAAAAATCCCCCGAACCCTTTGCTGAAGAGTGGGCCGTTCATGATTATGAAGGCTTCGGCTCTATTTCTATCGGTGAGTGGCCGAGCATTGAGCGCGTTTCAACTCTTGCGAAGTTGATTGCTGAACATGGCGAGCCCTTTACGCTCTGGTATCAGAACCAAGACGGCGATAACTTCGACGGTTCAGAACTGGGAGAGATGTTTTTAGAGCAGTGGCAAGGCATTTTTGAATCTGAGACTGATTTCGCTTACAAACTTCTCGAAGAAACTGGTCAGTTGAGCGAGCTTCCAGTCTGGGCTCAGAACTACTTTGATTTTGAAAGCTACGCTCGTGATCTTAATTTGGGCGGCGATTTTTCTTTCACTCGGCACAATTGCCAAACTTACGTTTTTCGCAATTGCTAA
- a CDS encoding DUF3703 domain-containing protein, which translates to MKAYNDNEFKNHLTAAFRSELTLAKKARADGEMEREWQHLERAHILGQYRASQHFYIHVLMMLFSLRHFQILEFLGQIPRLVLSIPGSLTGLAPKGNTGGSNVGIFQPMQIPSDLKIYLDLRE; encoded by the coding sequence ATGAAAGCTTACAATGATAATGAATTTAAGAATCATCTCACAGCCGCATTCCGTAGCGAGCTAACCCTAGCGAAGAAGGCGAGGGCAGATGGTGAAATGGAACGTGAATGGCAACATCTGGAAAGAGCCCACATCTTGGGTCAATACCGGGCTTCACAGCACTTTTACATTCATGTTTTGATGATGCTCTTTAGCCTACGACATTTTCAAATTCTTGAGTTTTTAGGACAGATTCCAAGATTAGTTTTATCGATACCTGGATCTCTCACGGGGCTAGCACCCAAAGGAAATACTGGAGGATCTAATGTTGGAATCTTTCAGCCAATGCAAATTCCGAGTGATTTAAAAATTTATTTAGACTTAAGGGAGTGA
- the cadA gene encoding cadmium-translocating P-type ATPase, producing MIETKDTQCCNSGSDQKMTMVFSNLTESKKSVFTVSGMDCADEIVAIQKALSKPKIGQVTANLMTSQVTVEHEPSLSEIEIISLINSAGVRVREATATTSFYTDNKTRVWLVGMSGAFLLIGLLSQWFLNAPEAVLFALFLMATLFGGSLILPKAIRALKQKSLDMNVLMTMAAMGAFIIREYSEGAAVVFLFSLAEMLEAFSVVRARKAIREILSITPQTATVEDGGNDKIVPVEQVEVGNTVLVLAGERIPLDGTVLSGSSSVNQAPLTGESQPVAKNPGDTVLAGTINESGTLKIKVTHTFKDSKISNVIRLIEEAQSKKAPAQLFVDKFSRIYTPIVTLVAVLVALIPPLAFGGEWQIWFYRSLVFLVIACPCALVIATPVSIVSALTALAKSGVLIKGGVFLESLGKIRALAVDKTGTITEGTPQVVSTQLFNKKSESELLTIIHSLESHSTHPLARAAVKYCEQQNAPDKEVLDFKVIQGKGIQGEIEGHLYFAGNHKLAHELGVCTPELESYLSTLEDKAQSVLVVGHMPHESCSGDVFGVLGLADEPRSNVIEAIQSLHKVGIREISMLSGDNQRTVSSIAKRVHIDTAIGDLLPENKVTEIQKLLSRHKYVAMVGDGINDAPALAQATIGIAMGAAGTDAAIETADVALMTDDLTQLARAVSHGRKTLGIIRFNISFALVIKAVFIALGVFGLSNLWIAVAADMGASLLVIANSMRLLKIETSNSVIGGNE from the coding sequence ATGATTGAAACAAAGGATACTCAATGCTGCAATTCAGGCAGTGATCAGAAAATGACAATGGTTTTTAGTAACCTGACGGAAAGTAAGAAATCTGTATTCACTGTCAGTGGAATGGATTGCGCAGATGAAATCGTGGCCATTCAAAAGGCACTTTCTAAACCTAAAATAGGCCAAGTGACTGCAAATCTTATGACCTCACAGGTTACCGTCGAGCATGAGCCATCCCTTTCTGAAATCGAAATAATATCCCTCATCAATAGTGCCGGAGTGAGAGTCAGGGAAGCTACGGCAACTACGTCGTTTTATACCGACAATAAAACGAGAGTTTGGCTCGTCGGAATGTCTGGAGCATTTCTGCTTATAGGCCTTCTTTCGCAGTGGTTCTTAAATGCTCCTGAAGCAGTTCTATTTGCTTTATTTTTAATGGCGACACTTTTTGGTGGAAGCTTGATTCTACCAAAAGCGATTCGGGCGCTTAAGCAGAAGTCCCTGGATATGAATGTCTTAATGACAATGGCGGCTATGGGCGCTTTTATCATTCGCGAATATTCCGAAGGGGCTGCTGTTGTTTTCCTATTTTCTCTCGCTGAAATGCTCGAAGCCTTTAGTGTTGTCAGGGCAAGAAAGGCCATCCGCGAAATTCTCTCTATTACCCCACAGACGGCCACGGTAGAAGATGGCGGCAATGACAAAATTGTACCCGTCGAACAAGTTGAAGTCGGAAATACGGTTTTAGTTCTTGCTGGTGAGAGAATTCCGCTTGATGGCACTGTATTGTCAGGAAGCTCGTCAGTGAACCAGGCTCCTTTAACCGGAGAATCTCAACCTGTTGCGAAGAATCCTGGTGATACTGTTCTCGCTGGGACAATAAATGAATCTGGAACATTGAAAATTAAAGTCACTCATACCTTTAAAGATTCAAAAATTTCAAATGTCATTCGCTTGATTGAAGAAGCCCAGAGTAAAAAGGCTCCGGCGCAACTATTTGTCGATAAATTCTCTCGCATCTACACCCCCATCGTAACCCTAGTGGCCGTTTTGGTGGCGCTTATTCCGCCCTTAGCCTTTGGTGGGGAATGGCAAATTTGGTTTTATAGATCTCTCGTCTTCTTGGTAATTGCGTGTCCGTGCGCGCTTGTGATTGCGACCCCAGTGTCAATAGTGTCGGCGCTGACGGCTCTGGCGAAATCAGGAGTTCTGATCAAAGGCGGAGTTTTTCTTGAATCCCTTGGTAAAATTCGTGCACTTGCCGTTGATAAAACTGGAACCATCACAGAGGGAACGCCGCAGGTGGTTTCCACTCAGCTCTTTAATAAAAAAAGTGAATCAGAACTTTTAACCATTATCCATTCCTTAGAAAGCCATTCTACACACCCGCTTGCCAGAGCTGCGGTTAAATACTGCGAACAACAAAATGCCCCAGATAAGGAGGTGCTTGATTTCAAAGTTATTCAAGGAAAGGGAATTCAAGGCGAAATTGAAGGGCATCTTTACTTTGCAGGAAACCACAAGCTAGCTCACGAACTTGGCGTATGCACCCCTGAGTTGGAATCATATCTCTCCACCCTTGAAGACAAAGCACAGTCAGTTTTGGTTGTGGGACATATGCCGCACGAAAGCTGCTCTGGTGATGTATTTGGTGTGCTGGGCCTTGCCGACGAACCTAGGTCAAATGTCATTGAGGCTATTCAAAGTCTTCACAAGGTTGGCATCAGAGAAATTTCCATGCTGAGTGGAGATAACCAGAGGACGGTAAGTTCAATCGCAAAACGAGTTCATATTGATACCGCTATAGGTGATCTACTTCCTGAGAATAAGGTTACTGAAATTCAGAAACTGCTGTCGCGTCACAAGTACGTTGCAATGGTCGGTGATGGGATCAACGACGCACCAGCCTTGGCCCAAGCGACAATTGGAATTGCTATGGGAGCAGCCGGAACTGACGCAGCAATAGAAACTGCTGACGTCGCTCTCATGACAGATGACCTTACACAACTTGCTCGGGCTGTTTCACATGGCCGAAAAACTTTAGGCATCATTCGGTTCAACATTTCATTTGCTTTGGTCATTAAAGCCGTCTTTATCGCCCTTGGTGTTTTTGGTCTGTCGAATCTTTGGATCGCCGTAGCTGCCGACATGGGGGCATCATTACTCGTTATTGCTAACTCTATGCGACTTCTTAAGATCGAAACGAGCAATTCAGTAATTGGAGGAAATGAATGA
- a CDS encoding efflux RND transporter permease subunit, translating to MLNKIIHFSIYNRGVVLFLTFLMVVAGIYSFQHLPIDAVPDITNNQVQINTVIEGLAPEEIERTVTFPVESSMRGVAGVEQVRSITRFGLSQVTVIFKDSVDIFRARQLVTERLQGVSGDLPNSAKPELGPISTGLGEIYQFVLDFKEKKKGDERVKQLMELKALQDWFVKPRLLTVEGVAEINTSGGFEKQYHVQPDPKKMASFGIHFEDIGEALEKINKNVGGGYVEQTAEQFLIQGVGLIKDPKAIERVPVKSLESFKILTIGDIAQVTLGKELRTGSATYDGEEVVLGTVMMLLGENSRTVSTRVHAKIDEIRKTLPKDVEITTVYNRSDLVNATLGTVEHNLLMGALLVTIILLILLGNIRAALITAVTIPLSLLATFLVMKPLGISGNLMSLGALDFGIIVDGTVIVLDNCVRFLHDRAKYLGRNLDKEEIKKAVYESTVEIRQAAGFGQFIIVMVFLPVFALTGVEGKMFIPMASTFAIAVLLAFVLSFTTAPALASIFLSGKTVDKEPKLMEWIRRAYIPFFEFAYKRKNLTMGLGLLSVVLGVGLFMTRGAEFLPQLSEGSFAFHMIRPVNASLSQSVEFQRKADKVVETFPEVDHVFSRIGTSEVATDPMGVNVSDTYIMLKSRDDWPKIEGRKRTFQELTTLMVEKLEKEIPGQTYLASQPIQMRFNELLEGTRADVAVKVFGPDLDKLVEFAKKTQEIVSQVRGAGDVEVDLAGTSPVLRIEPIESKLSAYSGSVKDVLDTVSIALGGQEAGFLYEGERKFPIVVRLANDLRSDLGTIKDLPVGVGPNVLVPLGKLSDISFKETYGSVNRENSNRRTAVLINLRGRDTESFVLEAQKAVETQLKLPDGYYLEWGGNFKNLEQARSRLLILAPIALSLVLMMIYAAFGSVAQTFLIFACIPMALVGGVIGLILNGLPFSISAGIGFIALSGIAVLNGVVLVNFFNQLKAEGKTGKDLVLSGTLVRLRPVLMTALVAVFGFIPMMISTGIGAEVQKPLASVVIGGIISSTLLTLIVLPILFSRFESRMKGRVAH from the coding sequence ATGCTGAACAAAATAATTCACTTCTCAATTTACAATCGCGGCGTTGTTCTCTTTCTAACTTTTCTTATGGTAGTTGCTGGAATTTACAGCTTTCAGCACCTACCGATTGATGCTGTCCCTGACATCACCAACAATCAGGTTCAGATCAATACAGTCATTGAAGGCCTTGCACCTGAAGAGATCGAAAGAACTGTGACTTTTCCGGTTGAGTCTTCGATGAGAGGAGTCGCAGGTGTTGAGCAAGTTAGATCTATTACCCGATTTGGTCTATCTCAAGTAACAGTCATCTTTAAAGACTCCGTCGATATTTTCCGAGCTAGGCAACTTGTCACGGAACGTCTTCAAGGAGTTTCGGGAGATTTGCCTAATTCGGCGAAACCGGAGCTGGGTCCTATTTCAACAGGCCTCGGCGAAATCTATCAATTCGTTTTAGATTTCAAAGAAAAGAAAAAGGGCGACGAGCGAGTAAAGCAGCTCATGGAGCTTAAGGCGCTCCAGGATTGGTTCGTAAAGCCGAGACTTTTAACGGTTGAGGGTGTAGCTGAGATCAATACTTCTGGAGGTTTTGAAAAGCAGTATCACGTTCAGCCTGATCCGAAAAAAATGGCCTCTTTTGGAATTCATTTCGAAGACATCGGCGAAGCTCTTGAAAAAATCAATAAAAACGTCGGCGGCGGATATGTTGAGCAAACAGCCGAACAGTTTCTTATTCAAGGTGTCGGTCTCATTAAAGATCCAAAGGCAATCGAAAGAGTCCCGGTTAAAAGCTTAGAATCCTTTAAAATCTTAACTATCGGTGATATTGCCCAGGTGACTTTAGGCAAAGAACTTCGCACTGGCTCTGCTACTTACGACGGTGAAGAAGTGGTTCTTGGCACTGTCATGATGCTGCTTGGAGAAAACAGCCGAACGGTTTCAACTCGTGTTCATGCAAAAATTGATGAAATCAGAAAGACTCTTCCGAAAGATGTTGAAATCACCACGGTCTATAACCGCTCAGATTTAGTGAATGCAACTCTTGGAACGGTTGAGCACAACCTCTTAATGGGTGCCCTTCTTGTAACCATCATTCTGCTGATTCTGCTTGGAAACATTCGAGCAGCACTCATCACTGCCGTGACAATTCCGCTTTCTCTGCTCGCAACTTTTCTTGTGATGAAGCCCCTTGGGATTTCAGGGAATCTCATGAGTCTGGGGGCCTTGGATTTCGGAATCATCGTCGATGGTACAGTGATCGTACTCGATAACTGTGTCAGGTTTCTTCACGACCGAGCGAAGTATCTAGGGCGAAACTTAGACAAAGAAGAAATCAAAAAAGCTGTTTACGAATCCACTGTCGAGATCAGACAAGCAGCAGGCTTTGGTCAATTCATTATCGTAATGGTTTTCTTGCCAGTGTTTGCCTTAACCGGAGTGGAAGGAAAGATGTTCATTCCGATGGCTTCAACGTTTGCCATCGCAGTTCTTTTAGCCTTTGTACTTTCTTTTACAACGGCACCTGCGCTCGCCAGTATTTTCTTGTCCGGTAAGACAGTCGATAAAGAACCAAAGCTGATGGAGTGGATTCGCAGAGCTTACATCCCATTTTTTGAGTTCGCGTATAAACGAAAAAATCTGACGATGGGATTGGGGCTACTATCTGTAGTTTTAGGCGTTGGACTCTTCATGACCAGGGGAGCTGAGTTTTTACCTCAACTTAGCGAAGGCTCCTTTGCGTTTCACATGATCAGGCCCGTAAATGCGAGCTTAAGTCAGTCAGTCGAATTTCAAAGAAAAGCCGATAAAGTCGTCGAAACATTTCCTGAAGTCGATCACGTCTTCTCACGAATTGGAACAAGCGAAGTCGCAACAGATCCGATGGGAGTTAACGTCTCTGACACCTATATTATGCTGAAATCTCGTGATGACTGGCCGAAGATTGAGGGCAGGAAACGAACTTTTCAAGAACTCACAACTTTGATGGTTGAAAAACTTGAAAAGGAAATTCCTGGTCAAACGTACTTAGCTTCGCAGCCAATTCAAATGCGCTTTAATGAGCTACTTGAAGGAACACGAGCAGATGTAGCAGTAAAGGTTTTCGGACCTGATTTAGATAAGCTCGTTGAATTTGCGAAGAAGACCCAGGAAATCGTATCTCAAGTAAGAGGGGCTGGAGATGTCGAAGTAGATTTAGCGGGCACATCACCAGTTTTGAGAATTGAACCAATTGAATCAAAACTTTCAGCTTACAGCGGATCTGTAAAGGACGTTCTTGATACAGTTTCGATTGCACTTGGAGGTCAAGAAGCAGGCTTTCTGTACGAAGGAGAAAGAAAGTTTCCAATCGTTGTTAGACTTGCAAATGATTTGAGATCTGATCTTGGCACAATCAAAGATTTGCCAGTAGGTGTTGGACCAAACGTCTTAGTTCCTCTTGGAAAGCTTTCGGATATTTCCTTTAAAGAAACCTACGGCTCAGTGAACAGAGAGAATTCGAATCGAAGAACTGCCGTTCTCATCAACCTTCGAGGGCGCGATACTGAATCGTTCGTGCTCGAAGCTCAAAAGGCAGTTGAAACGCAGCTTAAGCTTCCAGATGGTTACTACCTCGAATGGGGCGGAAATTTTAAAAACCTAGAGCAAGCAAGGTCACGTCTCTTGATTTTAGCTCCGATTGCTTTGTCTTTGGTGCTGATGATGATTTATGCGGCCTTTGGAAGTGTCGCCCAGACCTTTCTGATATTTGCCTGTATCCCAATGGCACTTGTCGGCGGGGTTATTGGACTAATCCTGAATGGTCTTCCCTTTAGTATATCCGCAGGTATCGGATTTATAGCGCTCTCAGGGATCGCCGTCCTCAACGGAGTTGTACTCGTTAACTTCTTTAACCAACTCAAAGCTGAAGGAAAAACCGGGAAAGATCTTGTTCTTTCAGGAACCCTAGTTCGGCTTCGTCCGGTTCTGATGACGGCACTCGTGGCAGTCTTCGGATTTATACCGATGATGATTTCGACCGGCATCGGCGCTGAAGTACAGAAGCCTCTAGCCTCTGTCGTGATCGGAGGAATTATTTCTTCGACACTTCTGACGTTGATCGTACTGCCGATTTTGTTTTCCAGATTTGAATCGAGAATGAAAGGTAGAGTTGCTCATTAA
- a CDS encoding TolC family protein — protein METMTLAVLGILLAFLPVQSKAADATETICKPASYAELVRCAESKSSEIQISDQQLRSAQKLEDVARQWVNPELDADTVAKGSERSETNASLFFTLRLGGKRDALIGEAQSELERARADRDLGVYQSRLELMLSLYRLSHLKSEIHLEEESVETFSKIVKQFQKRAALSPEQDVSLSVFKMALADHQLRLTKLKSDEEKLYQALTAVTGLSKSLLSKNLPPVKQAWPTIESGVPNDESPQVRAALADLKLARSQKQKAEGDSWPDLKIGPTMKAVKENGESTTFVGLGLSMPLPVFSQNGAGRAYSAQRLLEAELSAEQTKRKSAAARAELVNRYNHTIQSLKNSLSLRIVNEKHEQLERQFFKGLVPSSLVIEAHRQLFDLEERRNASELEAVEALGRILILDNKFNEVIL, from the coding sequence GTGGAAACTATGACTCTAGCCGTACTGGGGATATTATTAGCGTTCCTCCCTGTGCAATCCAAGGCCGCTGACGCTACTGAAACTATTTGTAAACCTGCGAGCTATGCTGAATTGGTTCGCTGTGCAGAGAGCAAGTCATCAGAAATTCAAATTTCAGATCAGCAGCTAAGATCTGCGCAGAAATTAGAAGACGTTGCAAGGCAATGGGTTAACCCAGAACTTGACGCCGACACGGTAGCAAAAGGCTCGGAAAGATCTGAGACTAATGCATCACTTTTCTTTACTTTAAGACTCGGTGGAAAAAGAGACGCCCTGATAGGCGAAGCTCAAAGCGAGCTAGAGCGAGCACGGGCAGACCGGGACTTGGGAGTTTATCAATCAAGGCTTGAGTTGATGCTCAGTCTTTACCGACTTTCTCACCTAAAAAGTGAAATTCACTTAGAAGAAGAGTCGGTTGAGACTTTTTCTAAGATCGTAAAGCAGTTCCAAAAACGAGCAGCCCTTTCACCAGAACAAGACGTGTCCCTATCAGTCTTTAAGATGGCTTTGGCGGACCATCAGCTTCGGCTTACGAAGTTGAAGTCCGACGAAGAAAAACTATATCAAGCTCTCACCGCCGTAACAGGCCTTTCAAAGAGCCTTCTGTCAAAAAATCTTCCGCCTGTAAAGCAGGCATGGCCGACGATTGAAAGTGGTGTGCCAAACGATGAGTCTCCGCAAGTGCGAGCTGCGCTCGCGGATCTCAAGCTTGCTCGAAGCCAAAAACAAAAAGCCGAGGGCGATTCCTGGCCGGATCTTAAGATCGGTCCGACAATGAAGGCCGTAAAAGAAAATGGTGAATCGACTACTTTCGTTGGTCTTGGGCTCTCGATGCCGCTTCCAGTTTTTAGTCAAAACGGTGCCGGTCGTGCATATAGTGCCCAAAGACTTTTAGAAGCTGAATTGAGCGCTGAGCAAACCAAAAGGAAATCGGCTGCGGCAAGAGCAGAGCTTGTGAATCGTTATAATCATACCATTCAAAGCCTGAAAAATTCCTTAAGTCTTAGAATCGTGAATGAAAAGCACGAGCAACTTGAAAGACAGTTTTTTAAAGGACTCGTTCCGAGTTCCCTTGTGATTGAAGCCCATCGACAACTTTTCGATTTAGAAGAACGAAGAAATGCTTCTGAGCTTGAGGCTGTTGAAGCCTTGGGGCGAATTCTTATTCTTGATAACAAATTTAACGAGGTCATTTTGTGA
- a CDS encoding metal-sensitive transcriptional regulator, with protein MSRKAKKSVKAEKDHSHSSHPKTLSRLKIASGHLLKVIEMVETDEECIDVLQQLAAVISALESSRITLLQDHFTSCVAPALSEDSKYLIKDLETLLQRALK; from the coding sequence ATGTCGCGCAAAGCAAAGAAAAGCGTTAAAGCTGAGAAGGATCATTCTCATTCGTCTCATCCCAAGACACTGTCTCGTTTAAAAATAGCTTCTGGGCATCTTTTGAAAGTTATCGAAATGGTTGAAACCGATGAGGAATGCATTGATGTGCTTCAGCAGCTTGCGGCTGTAATCTCGGCACTTGAGTCTTCTCGTATTACTTTGCTGCAGGATCATTTCACATCTTGTGTTGCGCCTGCATTGTCGGAAGATTCAAAATATCTGATTAAAGATTTAGAGACATTGCTCCAGAGAGCCCTAAAGTAG
- a CDS encoding TolC family protein, with product MNRQSFYFVRLGSLALIFFMGAIAFADHPNEGSLSLEQLIKEAASQNFDLKEADSYLKASEAESKSQYGKLLPQLSIEGGPLTTKYDDEKNSGTAVYGKADWNLYRGGRDKDAIDKAKIKRDLDRKKYEAVKSRVVREISRVYYELLFLIEGTHLKEKALEMNQEQMKLAKIKKSSGFTSNADVIEFELREATLSSDLKLFSQVISEKSRELSVLLGRKDSSIHNLVKGHLKRDSSPILSRESILSRLKESNIEIAEAEAELQMSQKDVSIAKSGFLPAVDLEAKYGRIANEERVFSDNNNYSIMLKVSVPLFSGLETVNQTRAASSTIAAKDAAISRKNLSAYAETENLLSLLSTLADRLNLEEKNLSKSEEYYKITLGEYKRGVKNSPDMVGASERLLEARIRNLEYRKDYYLTKLKIYELVSSDPTREESPKTSN from the coding sequence ATGAATCGTCAGTCTTTTTATTTCGTTCGCTTAGGTAGTTTGGCACTCATATTTTTTATGGGTGCTATTGCATTCGCAGATCACCCCAACGAAGGATCTTTATCGCTTGAGCAACTCATCAAAGAGGCCGCATCTCAAAATTTCGATCTCAAAGAGGCTGACAGCTACTTAAAGGCATCTGAAGCTGAGTCAAAATCGCAGTACGGGAAACTATTGCCTCAACTTTCTATTGAGGGGGGGCCGCTTACTACAAAGTATGACGATGAAAAGAACTCTGGTACCGCCGTTTATGGAAAAGCTGACTGGAATCTTTATCGTGGCGGCAGAGACAAGGACGCGATTGATAAGGCGAAAATCAAAAGGGATCTTGACCGAAAAAAGTATGAAGCGGTGAAGTCGCGAGTTGTTCGAGAAATCAGTCGGGTCTACTACGAGCTTCTTTTTTTAATTGAGGGAACACATCTCAAAGAGAAAGCTCTAGAAATGAATCAAGAGCAAATGAAGCTTGCGAAGATTAAAAAAAGCTCTGGCTTTACTTCAAATGCCGACGTGATTGAATTTGAATTGCGAGAGGCCACGCTGAGTTCTGATCTCAAACTGTTTTCGCAGGTGATTAGTGAGAAATCACGAGAACTGTCTGTTCTTCTTGGAAGAAAAGACTCATCTATCCACAATTTAGTAAAAGGGCATCTCAAGAGGGATTCTTCACCAATTTTGTCGCGAGAAAGCATTTTATCTCGCCTAAAAGAAAGCAACATTGAAATTGCAGAAGCCGAGGCAGAGCTGCAAATGAGTCAGAAGGATGTTTCTATCGCAAAATCAGGATTTTTACCTGCAGTTGATTTGGAAGCGAAATATGGAAGGATCGCTAATGAAGAGCGTGTGTTTTCCGACAATAATAACTATTCCATCATGCTGAAGGTTTCCGTACCTCTTTTTTCGGGTCTCGAAACGGTCAATCAAACAAGGGCAGCAAGCTCCACTATTGCAGCAAAAGACGCTGCCATTTCGCGTAAAAATTTATCTGCGTATGCTGAGACTGAAAATCTTCTCTCCCTGCTATCTACACTTGCGGATCGCTTGAATCTGGAAGAAAAAAATCTGTCGAAGTCTGAAGAGTATTACAAAATCACTCTTGGCGAGTACAAACGAGGAGTAAAGAACTCACCTGATATGGTAGGAGCCTCCGAGCGCCTCCTTGAAGCCCGAATAAGGAATCTCGAATATCGAAAAGACTACTACCTGACGAAGCTTAAAATTTACGAGTTAGTCAGCAGCGACCCCACTCGTGAGGAGTCGCCGAAGACTTCAAATTAA